The Thioalkalivibrio sulfidiphilus HL-EbGr7 genome includes the window CGCGCGCGCTGATCAGGCTCGAAGTTCTCGTTGATCAGGCGCACGAAGGGATGCAGGGACAGCATCTCGTCGCTCTCGGCGCGGGCCAGGTCGAGCAGCTCCCGGGTCTCATCGGCACTCAACTGGAACTGGCGTTCCAGGATTTGAGCCATGGCCTCCAGTTCCTTGTCGTGGACATGGAAATCCGCGCGGCTGACCTCGAACAGCAGGGCGGCCGTGGCCAGGTGCAGGGCATGGGCAGGATCGGCATCCGGCCGCCGGTTTTTCCCGGACGCAAACCGCGGCGCCGGCACGCTGGCCGCCGGTGCCGCGATGTGCTCGTCGAAGAAGCGTCGAATACGATCCAGCATCAGTTCACGCGCATGCGGTGACGGTAGACACCGTTCACGAAGCCGGTGAAGAAGGCCTCGGTATAGGGGTGCTCGATGGGTTCGCTGGCGTCCCCGGGTTCCAGGTTCTGCTGGGCCACGTAGGTCTCCACCGCCTCACCGTCCACCAGCACGTGATACCAGGGTTCGTCCCTGGGCGGCTGGCTCTGGGCCACCTGGGCATACCATTCCTCGGTACCCTGAAAGACGGGATCCACGTCCACCACCACGCCCCGATAGCCGAACAGGCGGTGATGTATGATCTGTCCGATGCTGAAAGTTGCCTGGCTCATGGCGTCAGTACCCTCCGTCCGGGCGCGTTCACTCTTACTATGAATATGGGGACATCCATGCCGATTTCGAGTCCCTCTGGCGTCAACGGTTCCCTCCTGCTGCTGAGCGGCGGTATCGAGAGCGCCACCCTGCTGGCCCTGGAATCCCGGCAGCGGCCCGTGACACCCCTGGTGGTGGACTACGGCCAGCGGGGCGCGCTGCGTGAGCGGGACGCCGCCCGGGCGCAGTGTGAAAGCCACGGCCTCACGCCGGTGGAACTGGACCTCTCGGCGACGGGTGGGACCTTCCGCGACGGGCTGCTCAAGCGCCCCCACGTCCCCCTGCCCCACCGCAACCTGGTGATCCTGTCCCTGGCGGTGAGCTATGCCGCCCGGGGCGGCATCGACCGGGTTGTCCTGGCACTGAACCGGGACGACCTGGCCGCCTATCCCAGCGCCTCACCGGGCTTCCTGGAACACTTCCGCGCCCTGATCCACGACCTTCAACCGGGCCTGGAGATCACCACGCCGCTGATTGACCGGGACAAGGCCGGGGTGATCCGCCTGGGTGTCTCCCTGGGCGTGGACTTCGCCCGCACCTGGAGCTGCCTGCTGGGCTACGAGACCCACTGCGGCGCCTGTCCCCAGTGCCTGCACCGCAGGGCGGCCTTCCGCGCGGCCGGCATCGCCGATCCCACCCGTTACCGGCATGACAGCTGAGCCGAACATTAGCCTCAATCCGCGGCCTCATGTGGGTTTGGGCAGCCATGACCCCTTCCATTGAAGAACAGCACCTCTCACGGAGCCACGGGGACACGGAGAAAGGCTTTTGCTTTGAAAACCCCGTGTCCCCGTGGCTCCGTGAGAGGATCGCTTTTCTCCTTTACACCTTGGGACCGCCGAGCGGCGCGCAGTGCCATAGGGCGGGCCGTGCCCGCCATCAGCCGAAGGTTCGCCGATCAGCAGGCGGGCCCTATGCGCTGTTTATCCTGGCCCCGGACGACGGGCCGGCGGGGACATGAGCAAGCGGCTTCGCTATCATTGGGCGCCACCCCACAAGCACACGATGCCATGAAGCCCTACCAGGACGTCCCCCGCCACGTGACCGAGCGCCTGGAGATCGCCATCCTCACCGGCGAGACCCTGGCCCTGCACTGGGCCGACGAGCACAGCGACCAGGCCTGGATGGGTCGGGTGACCCCCCTGGAAGTGATCGAGCAGGCAGGGCGCCGGTATCTGAGCGCCACCAACGAACAGGGCGAGCCGGTCATGATCCGCCTGGACCTGATCCGCAACCTGCCCACCCCCGTGAAGTGAGAACCCCATGAGCCGACTGGCCAAGATTCCGGTGAAGACCGCCACCCCCATCGAGATCACCCCGGAGAACAAGTGCGGTTTCTGCACCAACTCCAAGTGCTGCACCTACATCACCCAGGCCATCGACACGCCGCGCACCAAGTACGACTTCGAGCACCTGCTCTGGCAGGTCTCCCACGAGAACGTGCGCGCCTACAAGGACGAGGACGGCTGGTACCTGCTGATGGAGACCCGCTGCACCCACCTGCAACCCGGCGGACGCTGCGGCATCTACGAGGCGCGGCCGCAGATCTGCCGCGACCATTCCAACGACTACTGCGAATACGACGCCCCCGCCGAGGAGGGCTTCGACCTGTACTTCCCGGATTACCAGACGCTGCTGAAGTACTGCAAGAAGCGGTTCAAGAAGTGGAAGAGAGGGTGAGGGAAGTGAGAAGTGAGAAGTGAGAAGTGAGAAGTAAAAGGCCTAAACTTCCTACTTCCTACTTCCTACTTCCTACTTCCTACTTCCTACTTCCTACTTCCTACTTCCTACTTCCCAATTCCCAATTCCCACTTCTCACTTCCGAGGTGGTTCCAATTCCCTGAAGTCCTCGATCCCCACGAACTCCCCCGTATCCACCTCCGAGCGTCGCGTGTCCGGTCGGCGCACGGCGCGCAGGTGGGCGATGCCGAAGTCACGGGCGGAGCGGAGCACGTCCAGGTTGTCGTCCACCAGCAGGGTCTCCCCGGGCGCATAGCCCTCGCGCACCCGCAGGGCCTCCCAGAAGCCCGGCTCCTCCTTGGCCCGGCCCAGGTCATGGGCGCTGACCAGGCGGTGGAAATGGGCGCCGATGCCGGTGCGTTCCAGTTTCAGGTCCAGGCTGCCCCGGTGGGCGTTGGTGACCAGCATCACCCGCCGGCCGCTTTCCCGCAGCGCGGCCAGGAAGGCCTCCGCGTGCTGGTGCACGG containing:
- a CDS encoding TerB family tellurite resistance protein yields the protein MLDRIRRFFDEHIAAPAASVPAPRFASGKNRRPDADPAHALHLATAALLFEVSRADFHVHDKELEAMAQILERQFQLSADETRELLDLARAESDEMLSLHPFVRLINENFEPDQRARIMEDLWQVAYAKGELDKHQEYTVRKIADLLYVPHPVYIRTKLKIEEGARDKRQETRDK
- the hspQ gene encoding heat shock protein HspQ, producing MSQATFSIGQIIHHRLFGYRGVVVDVDPVFQGTEEWYAQVAQSQPPRDEPWYHVLVDGEAVETYVAQQNLEPGDASEPIEHPYTEAFFTGFVNGVYRHRMRVN
- a CDS encoding 7-cyano-7-deazaguanine synthase, with product MPISSPSGVNGSLLLLSGGIESATLLALESRQRPVTPLVVDYGQRGALRERDAARAQCESHGLTPVELDLSATGGTFRDGLLKRPHVPLPHRNLVILSLAVSYAARGGIDRVVLALNRDDLAAYPSASPGFLEHFRALIHDLQPGLEITTPLIDRDKAGVIRLGVSLGVDFARTWSCLLGYETHCGACPQCLHRRAAFRAAGIADPTRYRHDS
- a CDS encoding YkgJ family cysteine cluster protein → MSRLAKIPVKTATPIEITPENKCGFCTNSKCCTYITQAIDTPRTKYDFEHLLWQVSHENVRAYKDEDGWYLLMETRCTHLQPGGRCGIYEARPQICRDHSNDYCEYDAPAEEGFDLYFPDYQTLLKYCKKRFKKWKRG
- the yrfG gene encoding GMP/IMP nucleotidase, with the translated sequence MSAMSRNDDLPRSPALDWARISTVLLDMDGTLLDLHFDNYFWLEHVPRRLAQARGMDEAEAHAFVRERTAAVRGRLVWYCLDYWSRELDLDIVALKREVMHLIAVHQHAEAFLAALRESGRRVMLVTNAHRGSLDLKLERTGIGAHFHRLVSAHDLGRAKEEPGFWEALRVREGYAPGETLLVDDNLDVLRSARDFGIAHLRAVRRPDTRRSEVDTGEFVGIEDFRELEPPRK